The following are encoded in a window of Gammaproteobacteria bacterium genomic DNA:
- a CDS encoding tetratricopeptide repeat protein, giving the protein MPSPYRNRDATANRSPDANRNSGAKRRRRLALCLTMGWLYAAPAYADFNDGVVAYLQGDYQRSFVIMQALAEGADHGYAMYYLGTMYLEGRGAERDAKQAAHWLQSAAEQGIPQAQFKLGNLYMKGKGLPLDYERAYAWYRVGAEAEHPPSERAVAQAREKLSAEELTAANTLAREYIRKYGADAQAPAAGPNAHPNAPR; this is encoded by the coding sequence ATGCCTTCGCCGTACAGGAACCGCGACGCGACCGCGAACAGGAGCCCGGACGCAAACAGGAACTCCGGCGCGAAAAGGCGCCGGCGCCTGGCGCTGTGCCTGACGATGGGCTGGCTGTACGCCGCCCCGGCCTACGCCGATTTCAACGACGGGGTGGTCGCCTACCTGCAAGGGGATTACCAGCGGTCTTTCGTCATCATGCAGGCGCTGGCAGAGGGCGCGGACCACGGCTACGCGATGTACTACCTGGGGACGATGTACCTGGAGGGGCGGGGCGCCGAGCGGGACGCGAAGCAGGCCGCCCACTGGCTGCAAAGCGCCGCCGAGCAAGGCATCCCGCAGGCGCAGTTCAAGCTGGGCAACCTCTACATGAAGGGCAAAGGGCTGCCTCTGGACTACGAGCGCGCCTATGCCTGGTACCGCGTGGGAGCGGAAGCGGAACACCCGCCATCCGAGCGAGCCGTCGCTCAGGCGCGGGAAAAACTGTCCGCCGAAGAGCTGACGGCGGCAAATACCCTGGCCAGGGAATACATCCGGAAATACGGCGCCGACGCCCAGGCGCCGGCCGCGGGGCCGAACGCGCATCCGAACGCGCCTCGCTGA
- a CDS encoding citrate synthase, whose product MSGKNHTVTIVDNASGRQFDCPVIRGTDGAPVIDLRRLYAELGMFSLDPGYLTTASCRSAITYLDGNQGILLHRGYPIEQLAEQSSFLEVCYLLLYGELPTRSQMAEFDAAIRRRGIVHEHLERFYSGYLHDAHPMSILVGVTGALSSYYHEALDIMDPEDRDLTAKRVIAKMPVLAAHCYKHNVGHPFVYSRADLGYVENFLNMMFSVPHIAYQSSPTAVETLDKLLILHADHEQNASTSTVRLAGSAEANPFACISAGIVTLWGRAHGGANEAVIRMLKEIGSPANIGKYIARAKDKNDPFRLMGFGHRVYKNYDPRATIIRKSCHDLLREIDAGNQPLFEIALQMEEIALRDEYFIERKLYPNVDFYSGLILQAMGIPMSMFTVLFALARSAGWIAQWLELMNDPEFRIGRPRQLYIGRERRDYVPMEKRKEAGK is encoded by the coding sequence ATGTCTGGCAAGAACCACACCGTTACTATCGTTGACAACGCCAGCGGGCGGCAGTTCGACTGCCCGGTGATCCGCGGCACCGACGGGGCGCCAGTGATCGATTTGCGCCGGCTGTATGCCGAGCTCGGCATGTTTTCCCTGGACCCCGGATACTTAACCACCGCCTCCTGCCGCAGTGCCATCACTTACTTGGACGGCAATCAAGGGATATTGCTGCACCGCGGCTACCCCATAGAGCAGTTGGCCGAGCAAAGTTCCTTCCTGGAGGTCTGTTATCTGCTGTTGTACGGCGAATTGCCGACCCGTAGCCAGATGGCGGAATTCGATGCTGCGATTCGGCGCCGCGGCATTGTCCACGAACACCTGGAGCGTTTCTATTCCGGCTATCTGCACGATGCGCATCCCATGTCCATTCTGGTGGGCGTTACCGGGGCGCTTTCCTCTTACTACCACGAGGCCCTGGACATCATGGATCCCGAAGACCGGGACCTCACCGCCAAGCGGGTTATCGCCAAGATGCCGGTGCTTGCCGCTCACTGCTACAAGCACAATGTCGGCCATCCCTTCGTGTATTCGCGGGCCGATCTGGGCTATGTGGAGAATTTTCTGAACATGATGTTCTCGGTGCCCCACATCGCGTATCAGTCCAGCCCCACGGCAGTCGAGACGCTGGACAAGCTGCTGATTTTGCATGCCGATCACGAGCAGAACGCCAGCACTTCGACGGTGCGGCTCGCCGGTAGCGCCGAGGCCAATCCATTCGCCTGCATCTCCGCCGGCATCGTAACCCTGTGGGGGCGCGCCCACGGCGGCGCCAACGAGGCCGTGATCCGAATGTTGAAGGAGATCGGTTCGCCGGCAAATATCGGCAAGTACATTGCCCGCGCCAAGGACAAGAACGACCCCTTCCGGCTGATGGGGTTTGGCCACCGGGTTTATAAGAACTACGATCCGCGCGCCACCATCATTCGCAAGTCCTGTCATGATTTGCTGCGGGAAATTGATGCGGGTAACCAGCCGCTGTTCGAGATCGCCCTGCAGATGGAGGAGATCGCGTTGCGGGACGAGTACTTTATTGAGCGCAAGTTGTACCCCAACGTGGATTTTTACTCGGGGCTGATCCTCCAGGCCATGGGCATCCCCATGTCCATGTTTACCGTGTTGTTCGCCCTGGCCCGCTCTGCCGGCTGGATCGCGCAGTGGCTGGAATTGATGAACGATCCCGAGTTCCGCATAGGGCGGCCGCGGCAACTCTACATCGGCCGCGAGCGGCGCGATTACGTGCCGATGGAAAAGCGCAAGGAAGCGGGCAAATGA